GGGGAATCGGCGAGCTTGAGATGCGGGAATCGCGCCTCGATGGCAAGGTTGCGCTGCTTCAGCGCGTCATACTCGGCATCAGAGACCAGCGGCGCGTCATGGCCGTGATAGGCCTCGTCATGACGGGCAATTTCAGCGGCCAGCCGTTCCAGTTCGGTCTTCGCTTCCGCTTCCGACAACTCGGCTACCGGTTTTGGCTGATGGGTCATGTTGGGGCTCCGGCGATCAGCACCGTTTTAGAGAAATCCGGGCAAATGAAAAGGCCTCTATCGGGCGCGTGAACATCAATCAGCAATTAGGATTTGCAGTGTAGGCTGATGCGGCATGCGGGTCTTGGCGCCGCGATGAAGGAATGACGGACAGATGATCGTCGGCACACAATTTTTCACCGCTCCCAGGGTGACCACGGAGCGGGCGATCCTCACCAACGCATCGGCAGCGGTGACGCCCGAATCCGTTGAAGCCGGTGATGAGGCTTTAGACTCGCTGGCGCTGCTCGACAATTTCGTCGAATCGGCAGCGCTCGGCCGCAAGGCTTTTGCAGAGGACCGGCTCAAGCACCTCAAGGAGCAGATGAACACGCTGTCGCTGTTCAATCTCGCCCCGGGTTTTCTTGCCGGCCACACAGCGCGGATGGCCAAGGAGCTTGAATCCGCGGCCTCCGATTTTGCCTCCGCGTTCAAGACGCTGGCCGGGCTGGAGCAACCCGCCAATCCGGGCACAGCCACGGACGGTTCCGTGCCCACGGCCTATCTCGAGGTGATGGACGATGACGCTCCCCTCACCGCCAGAATGAGCCCCGAAGACGCGGAAACAGCCGCAAGCTTCATGAACACCGCCTATCAACTCCGGGGCGTGGTTGAATTGATCTCGGATGATGCCCGGGACAGCGCCAATATGCGGCGGAGCGCGGACAGCGCCCGCAATACCACCGACCACGTCATGACCATCATGGCGCGGCTCGAAGGGCCATCGGTTTTCAACAAGACTTTCTGGTAGGCAAATCAACAGCCACGCATGCCGGATCCCTGCCCCGTACCGGGCCAGACCTCCTCAGTCCGCCACATCCAGTAGCCGTGCGGCTGCGGCACGCGCTTCGGCGGTAACGTGCTCGCCGGCCAGCATCCGGGCGATTTCCTCGCACCGGTCATCGAGCCCCATGCTGCGCACCCGGGTGGTCACGGTTGTCGAACCTTCCTCGGATGGCCCCTTGGCAATCAGCAAATGCGTCGCAGCCCGCGCCGCTACCTGCGGTGCATGGGTGACCGAAAGCACCTGAACGCCATCAGCCAGCCGCTTGAGCCGCTTGCCGATGGCATCGGCCACCGCTCCGCCCACGCCGGTGTCGATCTCGTCAAAAACCAACGTCGGTGCCGAACCGCGATCGGCCAGCGCCACTTTCAGCGCCAGCAGGAACCGCGAAAGTTCGCCGCCTGAGGCCACCTTCATGATCGGGCCGGGCCGCGAGCCGGGGTTGGTGCGCACATGGAAAGCCACGGAATCGATTCCCGTCGGTCCGGCATTGGCAGCATCACTGCTGATCTCGACAATGAATTCGGCCCGCTCCAGCTTCAGCGCCGGCAACTCGGCCATCACCGCAGCAGTCAGCGCAGCACCCGCCGTGTGGCGGCGTTCCGACAAGACTTTGGCCGACTGCAGGAACGCGGCCTCGGTCTGCCCCACCCGGGCTTCAAGCGCCGACAGCCGTTCTTCACCGGCATCGAGATCAGCCAGATCGGCCATCATCCGCGCCGCCAATTCGGCCAGCGAATCCACGGGCACATTGTATTTGCGCGCAGCCGCCCTCAATGCAAACAGCCGCTCCTCGGTCTCTTCCAACTCGCGCGGGTTGAAATCCGCCGCCCGCTGCGCCGCCTCGACGGCGGTCTGGGCTTCAGCCAGCGCATTGAGCGCGACATCCAGCGCCGCCACCGTGTCGTTGAGAAGTTCCGGCGCCTGTTCGGCCTTGCGCTCAAGCCGCCGGAGCAAGCCACTGATCACCGGGATCGGCGACGCCTGGCCGCTGAGCACCTCATCAGCCTCGTTGATGTCACTGGCCATCTTCTCGGCCTTCATCATCCGCGAACGGCTTTCGGCGAGTTGTTCCTCTTCGCCTTCCACCGGCACCAGCTTTTCCAGCTCGTCGACCGATGAGCGCAGCCAGTCGGCCTCGCGCCGCGCCGCCTCGACCCGCGCCCGGTGGGCTTTAAGCGCCCGTTCCGCTTCGCGCCAGCTCTCATGCAGCGCACCGACTTCGGCCGCGCGCTCACTCAGGCCGCCAAAGGCATCAAGCAGCGCCCGGTGGGCATCCATGTCGATCAGGGCGCGGTCGTCATGCTGGCCGTGAATTTCCACCAGCCGTTGCCCGGCTTCGCGCATCAGCGCCACGCTGGCTGGCTGATCGTTGATGAACACCCGCGTGCGGCCATCGCCCGATTGCACCCGGCGAAACACCAGATCACCGTCATCATCAATGCCGTTGTCGCGCAAAAGCAGCCGCGCCGGATGATCCGCGCCAACATCGAACACGGCGGTAACCTGGCCCTTGTCGGCGCCATGGCGCACAAGCGAACCATCGCCGCGGCCACCGAGCGCCAGTGACAGGCTGTCAAGCAATATGGATTTGCCGGCCCCGGTCTCACCGGTGAGGACCGAGAGCCCGGCGTCAAACTCGAGATCAAGCTTCTCGATCAGGACTATATCGCGGATCGACAGCTGTACCAGCATCGCGCCCTGCTTCAGGCGCCGACGAGGCGGGACCCGGCGCGCGAAATCCAGGAGCCCTTGTTCTCGCGCGGCTCAAGACCGCCCGTGCGCAGGAGCTTGTAGGAATCGGCATACCACTGGCTGTCGGGATAGTTGTGGCCAAGCACGGCCGCAGCTGTCTGCGCCTCGCTTTCGAGCCCCATCGCGTAATAGGTCTCGACCAGCCGCGCCAGCGCCTCCTCGATCTGTCTGGTGTTGGGATACTGCTCGACCACCAGCCGGAACCGGTTGGCGGCGGCAACATATTCCTTGCGCTCGAGATAGTAGCGACCGACCTGCATTTCCTTGCCGGCGAGCTGATCTCGCGCATAGCGCAGCTTGGCCTGGCTGTCCTCGACATATTCGGACTCTGGATAGCGCTCGATTACCTCGGTAAAGGCTGCGATGGCGCGCGCCGAGGTGCGCTGGTCGCGTGTCACCTCAGGGATCTGCCGATAGTAAGCCAACCCGACGATGTACTGCGCGTAAGCCGCATCCTCGTCATTGGGGTACAAGCTGAGATAACGCGAGGCGGTATTGATCGCTTCGGAATATTGCCCCTGGCGGTAATTGGTGAAAGCGCTCATCACCATCGCCTTGCGCGCATACTCGGAATAGGGATGCTGCTTGTCGACCGCCTCGAACTTGCGGCTCGCTTCGGTCAGCTCGCCGGCTTCCAGATTAGCAAGTCCCTGATTGTAGAGCACGTCGGCCGGTTCGATAGATTGTGCATAGGCGGTAATGTCGATGTCCGGATCGGACTGACACGCGCTGACAAACGACGAAACGCCGGCCAATCCGGCGACCATGAGCGCAACTCGAATTGCGCGCCCGCGCCTACCCTTGCCCGAAGTATCCATTCTGCAAAACCTCTCAACAGCCGCGGATGCAATCCATCCGCAGAACCAGACCCGCGTTTCTATCCGGAAATGACCGAACTTCGCAACGTCATGAAGACGCTTTGCCGCATTTTTGTGGCAAAGCGTCCCTTCAAAAACAGCAGTATAGGCAAGAAAGCAGTGATATGCAGCAGCAATCGGCTGGTCAGAGCGCCCACGGCGCGAACGCCGCAGCGTTGACAGCCACCAGTTCGCCGTGACGAACGGTATCGCGACGTGCCGGCGCTTCGACGACTTCATAGGCCGTCTGGTCGGCCAGAAGTGCCCGCAGCGCCATCGCATTGAGCTTGTGACCACCGCGGTAGCTGCGATAGCAGCCGATGAATTGCGCACCGGCCAGAGCCAGGTCGCCCACGGCATCCAGCGTCTTGTGGCGGGCGAATTCATCACGGAACCGAAGCCCCTCGACATTGATCACCTTGTCGTCGTCGCCGATCACCACCGAGTTTTCCAGCGACGACCCCAGCGCGTGGCCCGAAGCCCACAGCCGCTCGACATCGCGCATGAAGCCGAAAGTACGGGCACGGGCCAGCTCGCGGCGGAACGTGTCGGCGGTAACTTCGCCCTTCCAGGACTGGCGGCCGATCAGCGGCGATTCAAAATCTATGTCGATTTCGAACCGGGTGCCGTTGTGCTGCGAGAACTCGGCCCAGGAACCGCCCATCTCGATGCGAACCGGCTTGATGACACGGATGTAGCGGCGCTTGACCGGATGGTTGATCAGGCCTGCATTGTCGAATGCCTCGATGAACACCGCGGCACTGCCATCCATGATCGGCACTTCGCTGCCGTCAATGTCGATGCTGATATTGTCGACGCTGAGCGCATAGAGAGCTGCCATCAGATGCTCGACTGTCGCAACCGAACGGTCGGGCGCCTTGCCGAGCAGGGTGCACAGATCGGTCGAGCCAACCTGCGAGGACACAGCGCGAACGCTGATCACATCACCACATGGCAAATGTCGATTGAAAACAATTCCGGTGTCAGGATCGGCCGGGTGGAAGGTGATAGAGACATTCTCACCCGAGTGCACGCCAATGCCCGACAGGGAGATAGACCGCGAAATCGTGGTCTGAAAGCCTACTACATCGCTACCCATAAGGTCCGCCGTTTCCCGCTTGATTGGTCATGGCCTCCCAAAGGCCATGCCGTCCCCAGTCTGTTGAAGCGATTCCACACATCCCCCCGCGTGGTCGATCGCTCCATTCCCTAATTCATGGGCTGCAAGATAAGGCCGCGACTCCGAGTTTCCAAATCACGCTTTTTATCGTTCTGTTACGATACAGTAACATAACGCGGCTTGAAAAACCCATTCGTTAACAATGAGTTAACAAATGCGCATGGCAGCCTCACGACTGCCATGCGATTTATCTTACAGTTTGTTACAATCCCGTCACTTGGCCTGGCGGCGCAAGAAGGCGGGAATCTCCAGCTGCTCGTCATCGTGAGTCGCGCGCGCCTGCGGCGTCATGCGGCCCTGATCGTCGAGCTGGCCGCGGCGCGGCGCGTAAACACTAGCCTCCGGTGACAGCGGACGACGCGCCTGCGGTGCCGGGCTCGGAGCAGCGGCATGCGCTTCCTCGTCCTCACGACGGCCCAGCGAGCTTGACAGCCGCTTGAGCAGGCCCATCGGGCCGCGCTCGTCGATCTGGCCTTGCGGCGCGTTGCGATGCTCCATCTCGGCCTTGACCACTGGCGGGAAATCCTCAACCCGCGGCATCCGTGACGGTTCGGCTTCCATTCGAACCGGAGCGGGAGCCTGCTGAACCGGCGCCTGTGCTACCGGCGGCGCGGTCATGACCGGCCGTTGCGGTGCGGCCGGAGCCGTTGCTTCGGGCTGGCTGGCAAACAGCCGGTTGTGCGGCTGCGAACCGGACTGCACGGCCTCCGGTGCGGGCTTTGCCTGTGTCGGCAGGCCCATCATCTGGCTGGCAATGTCGAGTTCGCGCTCCAGTTCGGCCTCTGCCGACAGGATGGTGTCAGCCACCGGATCCTTGCTGGCCTGCGCCGGCTGCGGCGCCGGCGTGGCTGTGGCGGGACGGCTGGCCTGCGGAGCCGGGCGCGGAGCAGGACGCGGTGCCGACAGCGTCGGACGCTGCTCGACCGCGCCTTCGACACGGTCGATGCCGGTGGCAACAACCGAAACGCGGATCAGGCCTTCAAGCGCTTCGTCAAATGTGGCGCCAAGGATGATGTTGGCGTCGGCATCGACTTCCTCGCGGATGCGGGTGGCGGCTTCGTCAACTTCGAACAAGGTCATGTCGCGACCGCCGGTGATCGAGATCAGCAGGCCTTGCGCGCCCTTCATCGTGGTCTCGTCGAGCAACGGATTTGCGATCGCGGCTTCGGCAGCTGCCATTGCGCGGTTTTCGCCCGATGCTTCACCGGTCCCCATCATGGCGCGACCCATCTCGCGCATCACCGAACGGACGTCGGCGAAGTCGAGGTTGATCAGGCCTTCCTTGACCATCAGGTCGGTGATGCAGGCAACGCCCGAGTAGAGCACCTGGTCGGCCATGCCGAAGGCATCGGCGAAGGTAGTCTTGTCATTGGCGATGCGGAACAGGTTCTGGTTGGGGATGACGATCAGGGTATCGACGCATTTCTGCAATTCCTCGATGCCCGCCTCGGCCAGACGCATGCGGCGCTGCCCCTCGAAATGGAACGGTTTGGTGACCACGCCAACGGTCAGGATGCCCTTGTCGCGAGCGGCCTGGGCAACAACGGGTGCTGCGCCGGTGCCGGTGCCGCCGCCCATGCCTGCGGTGACAAAGCACATATGAGTGCTGTTGAGATGATCGATGATCTCGTCGATGCATTCCTCGGCGGCCGCGCGGCCGACTTCCGGCTGCGAGCCGGCGCCAAGACCTTCGGTGACGGCCACGCCGAGCTGGATCAGCCGGTCGGCCTTGGACATCGTCAGCGCCTGGGCGTCAGTGTTGGCGACCACAAAGTCGACCCCCTGCAGCCCTGCGGTGATCATGTTGTTGACTGCGTTGCCGCCGCCACCGCCGACACCGAATACGGTGATGCGGGGCTTCAGCTCGGTGATATCCGGCTTCTGCAAGTTAATGGTCATGACACCCGTTCCTTCCTTTGGCATGGCCGCACCGCCGCGTGGGCCAATTCGATAAAATCAAAAACTCTCTTTGAGCCATTGTCCCATGCGGGACAGACGGCCACCCGCGCCGGAGATGGCTGCAAAGCCGCCCTCGCCTGCGCCGTGGGATTCGAAATGCGCGACCTGAGGATAGATCATCAGGCCAACCGCAGTAGAAAAAGCCGGGCCCTTGGCCGCCGCCGGCAGGCCGGAAATGCCCAACGGGCGACCGATCCGCACATTCCGCGCCAGAATCCGCCGTGCCGCTTCGGTCAGGCCGGTCATCTGGCTCGCGCCACCGGTGAGCACGATGCGCTTGCCGACGAGCGAGCCATATCCGGATTGCTGGATCCGGTCGCGAAGCATCTCGAGGGTTTCCTCGACCCGGGCGCGAACGATCCGCGAGACCAGTCCGCGCGGCACATGGGTGGGCTGGTCGCGCTCGTCCTCGCCAATCGGCGGAACCGAAATCACGTCGCGGTCTTCGCCCGCCTGCGGCAGCGCCGAACCGTGCACCACCTTGATGCGTTCGGCATCGTCAAGCCGGGTCGAAAGCCCGCGCGCCAGATCCATGGTGACGTGCTGGCCGCCGAGCGCGATCGCATCCGCATGCACCAGCTTGCCATCGGCAAAAACCGAAATCGTCGTCGTGCCGCCGCCCATATCGATGGCCGCGCAGCCCATTTCAGCCTCGTCGGAGACCAGCGCCGCGAGTCCGGAAGCATAAGGTGTGGCCACCATCGCCTCGACGGTGAGATGGGCGCGGTTAACCGCCAGTTCGAGATTTTTCAGCGGCGCCCGGTCAGCTGTAAGTACATGCATGTCGACGCCCAGCACATCACCATACATGCCAGCCGGATCGCGGATGCCGCGCTCGCCATCAAGCGTGTAGCTCGACGGCAGCGAATGCAGGATGGCGCGTTCGTTGAGCTGGCTCTGGCGGGTGGCGGCGTTGACCACCTTGGCAAGATCGCCATTGGCAATCTCGTGGCCACCCAGATTGACCGAGGCCGAGTGGGTTTCGCTGCCCAGCCGCCCGGCGGTAACATTGATGATCAGGCTTTCGGCGGTGACGCCGGCCATCCGTTCGGCGGCGTCAACTGCGAGCCGCACCGAACTTTCAACCGCGTCCATGTCGGAAATCACGCCAGCCTTGAGGCCGCGCGACTTCTGATGGCCGATCCCGAGAATCTCTATCTTGTGAGTACGTCCCGCCAGCACTTCCGACGCTTCGACCGGGGTCAGCCGGCCGATCATGCAGACAACCTTGGAGGAACCGATATCGAGCACCGTGACGATACTGACGCGCTTGCCCGACAGCGGCGAAAGCCGCGGCAGCATGGAGGAAGGACGGAAAAGGCTCATGTGTTCTTCTCCGCCGCCTTGATCGCCTTGGCGCGGGCCGCCAGGGCTTTCTTGCGGCGTTCGAACGAAGCTTCGCTCAACCGCAGCGTGACCCGGTCGGGAAGCCGCAGATCCACCACTGTGATATCGCGCGACAGCACGTCGCGACCGCCATCGAAATCGGCAAAACGCCTCAGCGCAGCGTCGACATCCTGTTCGGGAAGGCTCAGCGTCACACCATTGTCGAGCCGCAGATCCCAGCGCCGGTCGGCGATACGGATCGCGGCCTTGACCCGGGCGCGCAGCTGCGGATGCATCAACAGCCGGGCTTCCAGCTCGTCGGCATGTTCGTCGGCGCCAAGACCGACATAAAGGGGCAGATCAGCATGGCGAGCGCCGGTAAGCGGAGCGATCACATCGCCGCGCGCATCAACCAGTGCCAACCGGTCGCCATGCTGCCAGATACCTACAGGCTGCCGCTCGGTAACATTCACCGACAGGCCGCGCGGGTAGATTTTCTGCACCTGCGCGTCGGTAACCCAAGGCAGCTGCATCAGCCGGGTGCGGGCCAGATGCGCGTCGATCGCCACCACCGAGGTGGAGCCATCGAGCCCAAGCTGGCCGAGAATATCAATGTCGGAGGTTTCGGCATTGCCGCTGATCTGCACGTCTTCCAGTGCAAATCCGGCGCTGGTGGTCACAGCCTGGGTCACCGCTTCGGTGTGACCACCAAGCTGCATCCCGTAGAGGCCGGTGGCAGAAAGAAAGGCAAGGGCGGCAACCGACCCGACATGCGGACGGATATCCACACGGCCGGTGGCCAGCGCCCTGTAGAAGCGCACGTGACGGCGCAGAAAACGCGGCAGCACAAGAGCGCTGGCAAACGCATGGCGTCCGCCCGTCCTGTTGGCCTTAGCGGCCCTGCCTTTGTTTCCCGTCATCGACGACACGAAGCGTCCTCCACCATCCAGCTGACAAATTCTTCAAACGAATGCCCCGCCTGCAGGGCCATTTCCGGCGCCAGTGATGTCGGTGTCATGCCGGGCTGGGTATTGACTTCGAGCCAGATGACCTCCCCGTTTTCGGAGAAACGATCATCATATCGAAAGTCAGACCTGCTCACGCCGCGACAACCGATCGCCTGATGCGCCTTCAAACTCAACCTACGTATTTTTTGGTAAACAATTGGTGAAATTTCTGCCGGACAAACGTGTTTGGAGCCGCCGGCAACGTATTTTGAATCATAATCATAGAAGGTGTGTCCCTGTGGCACGATCTCGGTGACCGCCAGCGCCACATTGCCCATCACCGTGCAGGTCAGTTCGCGGCCGCCGATGTAGCGCTCGACCATTACCTCGTCGCCATATTTCCATTCTTGCGAGGTAATCACCTGCGGCGGGTGCGATTGCCCCTCGCCGACGATGACGACGCCAAAGCTCGACCCCTCGTTGACAGGCTTGACCACATAGGGCGGTGTCATCGGGTGCGCCGAGGTAAACTCGAAGCGGTTCATCACCTTCGATTCCGCCACCGGAATACCGACCGCCTTGGCGACGATCTTCGACAGCCGCTTGTCCATCGCCAGCGCCGAAGCGGTGACACCGGAATGGGTGTAGGGGATGGAAAGGTATTCCAGCACACCCTGAATGGTGCCGTCTTCTCCGTAGGGTCCATGCAGAGCATTGAAACAGACATCAGGTTTCAGCTCTGTCAGCACAGAGGCAATATCAGGCCCGACATCGACGCGGGTGACCCGGTAACCGGCACGCTCCAGCGCATCGGCACAGGGCGCGCCCGAAGCCAGACTGACCGGACGCTCGGAGGAAAATCCGCCCATCAGAACGGCGACATGCTTGGTTTTTTTCAATGCCTCGGCGTTCATCCATTTCCCTCGTTCTGTTGCGCATCCCCTCCAGGCGGGGATCCACCCAATCCGCATCATGATGCCCATCAAGGCAGAATTCAGCCGATCAGGCAGACGCGTTGCTGCACAATCTAGCGGCTGAACATTGCGCCAACCCGTTCCAGCCACACGGTACCTGGCTCAAAACCGGCGTGGTCAGCAGCGCCCGACTCATGCGCATCTGATGGAAACCCTTAGGAATCAGAGCTTTCGGGCAAGCGCAAGAGGCGGCACAGGCATCTCGTGGCTTTGCCTGCGGGTACGCCGCTGCGCGCGCAGTTCCACTATGGCGTCCGAAGGCAATCGCATGTCGCCACGGCATGCAGTCGCCTCGGCCGCCGCCGGCACCATTTCCCGCAACGATGAGTATTGGTCTAACGGGTAACAGGCGCGGAACACCGCGTTAATGAATTTCGTTTATTAGCCAAGGTGGAAACAAGTGAGAAACAGCAATACGGGCTCGATTGATGCAAAAGCGGACAGATAAAGCATTCAACTATCGATCGACCGCCCGTTTTCAAGGAAATATTTACTTGCTCTTTCAATTCCAGCTCACGCAGCGCGCGTCCGCGTCGGCCATTGCGCAGCATTGAGTTGAAAGGGTCTCTCAGGAAAATGGCAAATCCGATCGCCACTTACAATTACTGGATCAACCCTGCGCGACGGCAGGCGATGGCGACTGCCTATTCTCCGATCGTACGCGGGTTCCTGTTTCCCGGTATGGTCTATTATGCCTACATCACCCTGACCCACTTTAGGGACGAGACCGGGCTGGAGTTGGCCATGCTCGCCTCGATCAGCTTCACGACGGTTGTAAGCTATTATGTGATGAGACAGCATGTGCTGGCCGGCGACAAACTGTCGTTGCCGCGGCTCGAACTGATCGGTCTGATCGCCAACCTGCTGATCTACCTGAATGTCGTCTGCTACCTGACCATTCATTTTGAGCAGAACAAGCTGATCTATTTCGCCCTGATGGCGGTGGTTTTCTCTACGACCGGCATCACCTTCCGGGGAACCCTGCTCAGCGTTGGCCTGTCGCTGGTGACGCTCTACCTTTTCGCAGCCAAACTCCCCCAGGAAATCCTGACCCAGTACGTCTCGATCAGCATCGCCACCACTTTCGCCTCATTCGGCATGGCCATGCTGCTGCGCAAAGCCATATTCAGGCAGATTGATGCACGCTTGCTTGCCGACGAACTGGCGGCCAAGGCCCGGCGTCTTGCCGATACCGACATGCTCACGGGCATTCCCAACCGGCGCGCGGTGTTTGAGAAGATCGATTATCTGATCGACCAGCGCAGGCCTTTCTGGGTAGGAATTTTCGATCTCGACGGTTTCAAGGCGATCAACGATATCTATGGCCATATCGTCGGCGACAAGCTGCTATGCGCAATCGTCGAACGGGCCAGCAAACTCGAGATTCCCGGCGTTACATTCGGCCGGGTCGGTGGTGACGAATTCGTCGCCCTGTTTCCGGGAAACTTGCCGGAGGAAGCTGCTGCGGAGCTGGGAAACAAGGTGATCGAGGCGATCAGCCGTCCCTACCCGTTCGCGCTCCTGAACCTTGTCGTCGGCGCTTCGGCGGGTTTTTCGCATTTCCCGAGCATGGGCGCGTCCAGCGCCAAACTTTACGAGAAAGCCGATTTCGCGCTCTATAAAGCCAAGGCCAAGCACCGCGGCCGATGCCTGATGTTCGACGCCACCGAAGACAAGGAAATGCAGCAGGCGACCGCCATTGAGCGCGAATTGCGCGAAGGCGACCTCGAAAGCGAGATCTACCTGCTGTTTCAGCCGCAATATTCGCCGCAGCTGCAGCGAACCGTCGGCTTTGAAGCACTTGCCCGCTGGCAGAACCCGAAACTTGGTCTCGTTCGGCCCGACCAGTTCATTCGCGCCGCAGAACGTTCGGGCCACATCAGCAAGCTTACGGAAATCATCTTCAGGAAAGGACTCGAGACCCTTGCCGAATGGCCTGAAGACATCTCCCTATCCTTCAACCTTTCGGGCCAGGATCTGTCAGACCAGGCCTTTATCATGTCGCTGCTCGGCCAGATCATGAAGTCGGGTATCTCGCCCCGCCGCATCGAGTTCGAAATCACCGAAACCGCTGTCATGACCACGCT
This DNA window, taken from Hoeflea algicola, encodes the following:
- a CDS encoding D-alanine--D-alanine ligase, which encodes MGGFSSERPVSLASGAPCADALERAGYRVTRVDVGPDIASVLTELKPDVCFNALHGPYGEDGTIQGVLEYLSIPYTHSGVTASALAMDKRLSKIVAKAVGIPVAESKVMNRFEFTSAHPMTPPYVVKPVNEGSSFGVVIVGEGQSHPPQVITSQEWKYGDEVMVERYIGGRELTCTVMGNVALAVTEIVPQGHTFYDYDSKYVAGGSKHVCPAEISPIVYQKIRRLSLKAHQAIGCRGVSRSDFRYDDRFSENGEVIWLEVNTQPGMTPTSLAPEMALQAGHSFEEFVSWMVEDASCRR
- the ftsA gene encoding cell division protein FtsA, with the protein product MSLFRPSSMLPRLSPLSGKRVSIVTVLDIGSSKVVCMIGRLTPVEASEVLAGRTHKIEILGIGHQKSRGLKAGVISDMDAVESSVRLAVDAAERMAGVTAESLIINVTAGRLGSETHSASVNLGGHEIANGDLAKVVNAATRQSQLNERAILHSLPSSYTLDGERGIRDPAGMYGDVLGVDMHVLTADRAPLKNLELAVNRAHLTVEAMVATPYASGLAALVSDEAEMGCAAIDMGGGTTTISVFADGKLVHADAIALGGQHVTMDLARGLSTRLDDAERIKVVHGSALPQAGEDRDVISVPPIGEDERDQPTHVPRGLVSRIVRARVEETLEMLRDRIQQSGYGSLVGKRIVLTGGASQMTGLTEAARRILARNVRIGRPLGISGLPAAAKGPAFSTAVGLMIYPQVAHFESHGAGEGGFAAISGAGGRLSRMGQWLKESF
- the lpxC gene encoding UDP-3-O-acyl-N-acetylglucosamine deacetylase, producing the protein MGSDVVGFQTTISRSISLSGIGVHSGENVSITFHPADPDTGIVFNRHLPCGDVISVRAVSSQVGSTDLCTLLGKAPDRSVATVEHLMAALYALSVDNISIDIDGSEVPIMDGSAAVFIEAFDNAGLINHPVKRRYIRVIKPVRIEMGGSWAEFSQHNGTRFEIDIDFESPLIGRQSWKGEVTADTFRRELARARTFGFMRDVERLWASGHALGSSLENSVVIGDDDKVINVEGLRFRDEFARHKTLDAVGDLALAGAQFIGCYRSYRGGHKLNAMALRALLADQTAYEVVEAPARRDTVRHGELVAVNAAAFAPWAL
- a CDS encoding cell division protein FtsQ/DivIB; this encodes MTGNKGRAAKANRTGGRHAFASALVLPRFLRRHVRFYRALATGRVDIRPHVGSVAALAFLSATGLYGMQLGGHTEAVTQAVTTSAGFALEDVQISGNAETSDIDILGQLGLDGSTSVVAIDAHLARTRLMQLPWVTDAQVQKIYPRGLSVNVTERQPVGIWQHGDRLALVDARGDVIAPLTGARHADLPLYVGLGADEHADELEARLLMHPQLRARVKAAIRIADRRWDLRLDNGVTLSLPEQDVDAALRRFADFDGGRDVLSRDITVVDLRLPDRVTLRLSEASFERRKKALAARAKAIKAAEKNT
- the ftsZ gene encoding cell division protein FtsZ; its protein translation is MTINLQKPDITELKPRITVFGVGGGGGNAVNNMITAGLQGVDFVVANTDAQALTMSKADRLIQLGVAVTEGLGAGSQPEVGRAAAEECIDEIIDHLNSTHMCFVTAGMGGGTGTGAAPVVAQAARDKGILTVGVVTKPFHFEGQRRMRLAEAGIEELQKCVDTLIVIPNQNLFRIANDKTTFADAFGMADQVLYSGVACITDLMVKEGLINLDFADVRSVMREMGRAMMGTGEASGENRAMAAAEAAIANPLLDETTMKGAQGLLISITGGRDMTLFEVDEAATRIREEVDADANIILGATFDEALEGLIRVSVVATGIDRVEGAVEQRPTLSAPRPAPRPAPQASRPATATPAPQPAQASKDPVADTILSAEAELERELDIASQMMGLPTQAKPAPEAVQSGSQPHNRLFASQPEATAPAAPQRPVMTAPPVAQAPVQQAPAPVRMEAEPSRMPRVEDFPPVVKAEMEHRNAPQGQIDERGPMGLLKRLSSSLGRREDEEAHAAAPSPAPQARRPLSPEASVYAPRRGQLDDQGRMTPQARATHDDEQLEIPAFLRRQAK
- a CDS encoding outer membrane protein assembly factor BamD — encoded protein: MDTSGKGRRGRAIRVALMVAGLAGVSSFVSACQSDPDIDITAYAQSIEPADVLYNQGLANLEAGELTEASRKFEAVDKQHPYSEYARKAMVMSAFTNYRQGQYSEAINTASRYLSLYPNDEDAAYAQYIVGLAYYRQIPEVTRDQRTSARAIAAFTEVIERYPESEYVEDSQAKLRYARDQLAGKEMQVGRYYLERKEYVAAANRFRLVVEQYPNTRQIEEALARLVETYYAMGLESEAQTAAAVLGHNYPDSQWYADSYKLLRTGGLEPRENKGSWISRAGSRLVGA
- the recN gene encoding DNA repair protein RecN; protein product: MLVQLSIRDIVLIEKLDLEFDAGLSVLTGETGAGKSILLDSLSLALGGRGDGSLVRHGADKGQVTAVFDVGADHPARLLLRDNGIDDDGDLVFRRVQSGDGRTRVFINDQPASVALMREAGQRLVEIHGQHDDRALIDMDAHRALLDAFGGLSERAAEVGALHESWREAERALKAHRARVEAARREADWLRSSVDELEKLVPVEGEEEQLAESRSRMMKAEKMASDINEADEVLSGQASPIPVISGLLRRLERKAEQAPELLNDTVAALDVALNALAEAQTAVEAAQRAADFNPRELEETEERLFALRAAARKYNVPVDSLAELAARMMADLADLDAGEERLSALEARVGQTEAAFLQSAKVLSERRHTAGAALTAAVMAELPALKLERAEFIVEISSDAANAGPTGIDSVAFHVRTNPGSRPGPIMKVASGGELSRFLLALKVALADRGSAPTLVFDEIDTGVGGAVADAIGKRLKRLADGVQVLSVTHAPQVAARAATHLLIAKGPSEEGSTTVTTRVRSMGLDDRCEEIARMLAGEHVTAEARAAAARLLDVAD